In Candidatus Bathyarchaeota archaeon, one DNA window encodes the following:
- a CDS encoding flippase, with the protein MTTDISQVTEDSARGSFFLFSGATLASIILAVSAILMGRFLGPELYGQYNLVLVVPMLLALLTDLGMNAGVTKFAASLRTEGKSERIPAIIKYSLIFRLAIGITVSIFSIVFANYFALLINRPDFVFFIQIASLSVVFQVFFTTANSAFVGLDQSEYSALNTTIRAVLTTILQVALVLFSFSVTGALIGFVGGFLIASIVGSAILFIKFLKPNKRSIKRGIANENGRQILLLLAKYGMPVYVSVVLVGFFPLYQQVILAFFTSDVAIGNFRAAYNFVALLTILSASLTTAFLPAFSKLESARPEVISTFFNKANKYTCLIVIPITISVIIFSGPIVNLIYGATYTSAALYLSLNCSVFLLAIIGSLTLMSVFNGIGKTRLTMNMTLINFVLLLVLSPPLAALYDVVGVIVAFLVSTIVASVYAAIVAIRQLKIKFSFGPDLRIYLISLLSAVPPLVLLVFLSLNFIAVLLIGGLMYLIIFITLMPIMGIVNEAEIESLEKVTGKLPLVRFIARPLFGYQHKIFNTLYGSNNP; encoded by the coding sequence ATGACTACTGACATCTCACAAGTAACAGAAGACTCTGCACGCGGCAGCTTTTTTCTGTTTTCAGGCGCAACTTTAGCTAGCATAATTTTGGCGGTCTCTGCCATACTTATGGGGAGATTTCTGGGACCTGAATTATATGGTCAGTACAATCTGGTTCTTGTAGTTCCTATGCTTCTTGCGTTGCTTACAGATTTAGGCATGAATGCAGGTGTTACCAAATTTGCCGCCAGTCTTCGTACAGAAGGAAAAAGCGAACGTATTCCTGCAATCATCAAGTACAGCCTAATTTTTAGGTTAGCTATCGGAATTACAGTTTCCATTTTTAGCATAGTTTTTGCTAACTATTTCGCTCTTCTCATAAATAGGCCTGATTTTGTTTTCTTCATACAGATAGCGTCCCTTTCAGTGGTCTTTCAAGTATTCTTTACAACAGCCAATTCCGCATTCGTAGGACTAGACCAGTCTGAATATAGTGCTTTAAACACAACTATCCGAGCAGTTCTCACTACAATATTACAAGTTGCCCTTGTATTGTTCAGTTTTAGTGTAACTGGCGCACTGATTGGTTTTGTTGGAGGCTTTCTTATAGCTTCAATTGTTGGAAGCGCTATACTGTTCATCAAATTTCTCAAGCCCAATAAAAGAAGCATTAAGCGGGGAATTGCCAATGAAAATGGACGCCAGATTCTTTTACTTCTCGCAAAGTATGGCATGCCTGTATATGTTTCTGTTGTCTTAGTCGGTTTCTTTCCTCTTTATCAGCAAGTTATTCTTGCCTTTTTCACTTCTGATGTGGCTATAGGAAATTTTAGAGCAGCATACAATTTTGTAGCCTTATTAACTATTCTTTCCGCGTCCTTAACAACAGCTTTTCTACCTGCATTTTCAAAACTTGAATCTGCTAGACCTGAAGTTATCAGCACATTTTTTAATAAAGCAAACAAATACACCTGCCTAATAGTCATACCTATAACCATTTCAGTGATTATTTTTTCAGGTCCAATTGTTAATTTGATTTATGGAGCAACTTACACTTCAGCAGCTTTGTATTTGTCCCTGAACTGTTCCGTCTTTTTACTTGCAATAATTGGCTCTCTTACATTAATGAGTGTGTTTAATGGTATAGGCAAAACCCGTTTAACCATGAACATGACACTGATTAATTTTGTACTCTTGCTTGTCCTCTCACCACCACTTGCTGCTCTCTACGATGTTGTCGGTGTCATAGTTGCTTTCTTAGTATCGACCATAGTTGCGTCAGTCTACGCTGCCATTGTTGCAATACGGCAACTTAAGATAAAATTCAGTTTCGGACCTGACCTTCGAATATACTTAATTTCCCTCCTTTCCGCTGTTCCACCATTGGTTTTATTAGTCTTTTTATCCCTAAACTTCATCGCCGTCTTGCTAATTGGTGGATTAATGTATCTGATAATATTCATAACTTTGATGCCAATAATGGGGATAGTTAATGAAGCTGAAATTGAATCATTAGAAAAAGTGACTGGCAAGTTGCCCTTGGTGAGATTTATCGCTAGACCATTGTTTGGTTATCAACATAAAATTTTCAATACTCTATATGGGTCTAATAATCCATAA